The stretch of DNA ggtggaggttgcagtgagccaagatgatgccactgccctctagcctgggcaacagaatgagactccatctcaaaaacaaacaaacaaacaaactacctgagactgggtaatttataaataaagaaaaggggtttaatcgactcacagttcctcatggctagagaggcctcaggaaacttacaatcatggcggaaggtgaaggggaagcaaggcatgccttacatggcggcaggagagacaGCGTGCAGGAGAagctgccacttttaaaccatcagatctcatgagaactcactatcacgagaacagcataggggaaactgtCTTCAggacccagtcacctcccaccaggttccttcGGTGacatttagagatgaggtttgggcagggacacagagctaaaccgtATCAAGGAATGTGCCAATTGTATGCATTTGAAGAACACCGGGGAGGCCTGTGTGGCTGAAGCAGAAAGAATGAGGTGAAGAGGGAAGAAATGAGTCCAAGGAGGTGATGGGGCCAGGCATGCAGGGCCTTGTTGGTTACAGCACAGACTTTAGTTTTATTCCGAGGAAGATGGAGCCACAGGAGGAATCTAAGCAGAGGAGGACTCGGTCTGACTCAGAGAAACAAGCCCAAGCCTTGTTTCTCTGGCTGCATAAGGGGAGCAGACAGGGGTGGGTTGGGCAGGAGCAGGAAGGCAGAGGGGTGACTGTGCTAGTCCACGTGGGAGACGTGGTGATTGGGACCAGAGTCAGGGCAGTGGGAGCAGGAGACTTGGGTGGATTCTGGGTAGATTTCGGAGCTAGAGCCAAGAGGATTTGTTGATAGATCTTACATgaagggtgacagagcgagagaggAGTAGAGGGGGACAAAAGCCTGTTGGTCCGAGCAACTGGAAGCATGTGTATTACTCATCATGGTCAGTTTGTCGatgaataaacatttactgaatgcctgcTTTGGGTCTGGCCTTGTGCTGGACACACAGATGCATCTCCTCCGTACTGTCACAGGCCCCTAGTGCTGACCCCTCTgtccgcatttttttttttttttttttttttttttttttttttttttttgagatagggtctggctctttcactcaggctgcagtgccatggcaccttctcggctcactgcaacctccgcctcctgggctcaagttatcctcctgccccagcctcctgaggagctgggactacaggcatgcacgaccatgcccagtgaatttttgtattttttttttttcttttttgagatgaagtcttgctcttgctcttgtcacccaggctagagtgcaatggcatgatcttggcccacagcctccgcctcccaggttcaagcaattctcctgcctcagcttcctgagtagctgggattacaggtgccgccacccatacacggctaatttttttttttttttgagactgagttccactcttgttacccaggaggaagtgcagtggcacaatctcagctcactgcaacctctgcctcccacattcaagcaattctcctgcctcagcctcccgagtagctgggattacaggcacctgccaccacacctggctaatttttgtatttttagtagagatggggttttaccatgttggtcaggctggtctcgaactcctgacctcaggtgatccacccacctcagcctcccaaagtgctggtattacaggcgtaaaccaccacacctggcctatgcctggctaatttttgtatttttagtagagatgggatttcaccatgttggccaggctggtctcgaactcctgaccttgtgatctgcccgcctcagcctcccaaagtgctgggattacaggtatgaccactgcgtctggccaatttttgtattttttggtagaaacgggatttcatcatgttgcccaggctggtctcaaagtcctgagctcacgcaatccgcccaccttggcctcccaaagtgctagaattacaagtgtgagccaccatgcccagtcctctGTCTGCTTTTGAGTTTGATACTGTCTGGATGGGTCTGAACCAGGGGCACCCTGAGGGCAAGGCTGGGGCTGACTTAGTCATCACTGTGTCCCTGACATCTCCCAGCACTGCTGTCATGGAGCCAGTGCTAAATGAATGCTTGCCAGagatacagagacacagagacagaaaaaggtggattggccgggcgcggtggctcaagcctgtaatcccagcactttgggaggccgagatgggcggatcatgaggtcaggaggtagagaccatcctggctaacacggtgaaaccctgtctctactaaaaactacaaaaaactagccgggcgaggtggcgggcgcctgtagtcccagctactcgggaggctgaggcaggagaatggcgtaaactcgggaggcagagcttgcagtgagctgagatcttgccactgcactccagcctgggcgacagagcgagactccgtctcaaaaagaaaaaaaaagaaaaaaaaaaaaagaaaaaggtggatTATTCTGCCCCAAGAGGTGGAAGGACAGAGACCCAGGGAAGCAGGGACTTCTACAAACACAGCAGGGGACAGACAGGACGGATCCATAGCACCTGACCAGCATTATTAGCCCCACTGTCtctgtggaaagaaagaaagaaagaaagaatgaatgaatgaatgaatgaatgaatgaatgaattccatAAATATGGATTAAGTAACCAGGGTCACTTAGCCTCTTGGGTACTGACGCCCTGGCACTCTGGGATCAGAACTGCAATCAATAACCATTTCATGATACTGCTTTCTGCAAGTAAAAGGTGAGAGATGgctgggcggtggctcacgcctataatcccaacactttgggaggccgaggtgggtggatcacctgaggtcaggagttcaagaccagcctgaccaatatggtgagaactcatctctgctaaaagtataaaaattagccgggcgtggccgcgggtgcctgtaatcccagctactccagaggctgaggcaggagaatcacttgaccctgggaggcggaggttgccttgagccgagattgcgccactgcacttcagcctgggtgacagggtgagctACTGTctcagaagagagacagagagatacaaACAGGAGATGGAAATAGAATGAAGGATTACAAAGCCcgtacattcattcattcattcattcattcattcattatttactgagcccctgctgtgtgccaggtactgttctaggcaTCTAGGGATACGGTATtgaacaaaatggatataatCTTTGCCCTTGTGGGACTGACATCCTAGCTGGGGAGAGAAATGCTGAACTTGATAAGGAAGTAGACTAGGGCCAGGTGCGaggcctcatgcctataatcccagcatgttgggaggctgaggcaggaggatcacttgagcccaggagcttaagaccatcctgggcaacatagtgagacccatctctatctctacaaaaagttaaaaaattagctgggtatggtggtgcgtgcctacggtcccagctactcaggaggctgaggcaggaggatctcatgagccctggagttcacggcagcagtgagctatgatggagtcactgcactccagcctgggtgataaagcaagaccctgtctctaaaaagaaaaaaaaaagggctgggtgcagtggctcacacctgtaatcccaacactctgggaggctgaggcaggcagatcacctgagtcaggagtttgagaccagcctggctaacatggtgaaaccccgcccatctctaccaaaaatacaaaagattagcgcttgtaatcccagcgactcggaggctgaggcaggagaatcgcttgaacctagtaggtggaggttgcagtgagccaagatcacaccactgctctccagcctggccgacagagcgagactccatcacaaaaaataaataattaaaaaataaaatgaaaataaaaaattaaaagatataatgTGTGAAATGGCATTAAGAGCGAtggtggggccaggtgcagtggctcacgactgtaatcccagcactttgggaggccgaggcgagtggatcacctgcggtcaggagtttgagaccagcccagccatcatggcgaaaccccgtctctactaaaaatgtaaaaattagctgagcgtggtggcaagcgcatgtattcccagctacctgggaggcggaggttgcagtgagccaagattgcatcattgcactccagcctgggcgacgagcaaaactctgtctcaaaaatcttcatctcaaaaaaaaaaaaaaagaaaagaaaaggaaaaacaggggCCTGGCAGAGGGATAGGAAGGGTGGAGGCTGATGCTTTAACAGAATGATTAGGGgaggcctcactgagaaggtgatcATTTTTTTTATCCTCCCTTTCTGCTTTTGATAGGAACGTGACATTTGAgtaaagacctgaaggaggtgaggcAGGGAGCCCTGTGCTCATGCAgggaagagcatttcaggcagaggaaacagccagTGCAAAACCCTGAACTGGGAATGTCTGACTTATTCAAGGAATAGTGAGGAGGCCCTTATGGCTGGAGAAGGGTGAGTGACGGGGAGAGTGGGAGATGTGGCAGAGAGGTGACAGAGCAGACATTGGAGACCTGTGGGCCACCGTGAGGACCTTGGCTTTTGTCACAGGATGTGACTGTGAGCAGGGGAGGACCCAATCTATCCCAGGCGACCACAGGATCCCCCTGGATGCTTGTAAGAGACAGACTAGGGGACAGAGGAGAGGAGCAGGGAGACCAGCGAGGAGGCCCCTGTGTTAGTCTaggttggagaggatgtgggatAGGACCAGGGTGGGGGCTGCGGATGGCATGCAGAGCGAGCAGATTCTAGATCTATTGACTGATGGACAAGGTGTGGGGTACAAGAGGAAGAGTAGGGTCCTAATCCTCCTATGCATAGTTCTAGTGgagagaaacagaggcagagTCAGTCACTCGAACCAGACACAAAGACTGGAAGAGACAGAGATAGGGACTTAAGAACTACGACCACAGctgagtgaggtggctcatgcctgtaattccagctagggaggctgaggcaggtggatcatctgaggtcaggggttcgagaccagtctggccaacatggtgaaaccccgtctctactaaaaatacaaaaattagcagggcatggtggtgtgcacctgtagacccagctactggggaggctgaggcaggagaatcactcgaacccaggaggtagaggttgcagtgggcctagattgtgccactgtactccaacctgggcaacagagtgggactcggtctcaaaaaacaaacaaacaaacaaacaaaaaacaacaacaaaggctgggcgcagtggctcatgcctgtagtcccagcattttgggagtccgaggcgtgtgggtcacctgaggtcaagagttcgagaccagcctggccaacatagtgaaatcccaactctactaaaaatacaaaaaattagccaggcgtgggggcgggcgcctgtaatcccagctactcaggagaatgaggcatgagaatcgctagaaccggggaagtggaggttgcagtgtgccaagatagtgccattgcgctccagactgggcaacaagagccagacttcgcctcaaacaaacaaaaaccaacaaagcAACTAAAGAGTCACAGACCCAGAGACGGCCAGAGTCAAATAGCAGATGCAGGAATATGCCAGATGAGAGATGCCAGGGGTGGCCTGGCTGGGCTGTCCCTGCAGCTTGACCTGCCCACTCGCCCTCTTCTCCACCCGACAGGTGATTGACTTCGGCTCTGCCAGCATTTTCAGCGAGGTGCGCTACGTGAAGGAGCCATACATCCAGTCGCGCTTCTACCGGGCCCCTGAGATCCTGCTGGGGCTGCCCTTCTGCGAGAAGGTGGACGTGTGGTCCCTGGGCTGCGTCATGGCTGAGCTGCACCTGGGCTGGCCCCTCTACCCGGGCAACAATGAGTACGACCAGGTGCGCTACATCTGCGAAACCCAGGGCCTCCCCAAGCCGCACCTGCTGCATGCCGCCCGCAAGGCCCACCACTTCTTTAAGCGCAATCCCCACCCTGACGCCGCCAGCCCCTGGCAGCTCAAGTCCTCGGCTGACTACCTGGCCGAGACGAAGGTAAGGGAAAAGTTGGGTGAGGGCAGTGAGTGTGGGGGCTGTTACACGAAAAAAAATCGAGGATGGACgacgtggctcacacctgtaattctagcactttgggaggctgtggtgggaggaccccttgggcccaggggtttgagactagcctggggaacatagtgagacctcctcttttttttcttttttttttttttttttttttttgaggcagagtctcgctctgtcgcccaggctagagtgcagtggcgcgatctcggctcactggaagctccgcctcccgggttcacgccattctcctgcctcagcctcccgaatacctgggactacaggcgcccgccaccacccccggctaattttttttgtaattttagtagagatggggtttcaccatgttagccaggatggtctcgatctcctgaccttgtgatccacccacctcggcctcccaaagtgctgggattacagggttgagccaccgcgcccagcctagagacctcctctttataaaacgtggaaaaaaaaattagctgggtgtggtggtatgggCCTATTGTCCCagatacatgggaggctgaggcaggagaatcccttgagcctgggagatccaggctacagtgagctgtggtcatgccactgcacttgagcctgggtgacagagcaagaccctgtttcaaaaagaaaaagaaaaatctatcagACCAGAAGAATGgagtgaaaagaataaaaaacaaaataaaagaaattttttttttcgagagggagtctcgatctgttgcccaggctggagtgcagtggcgtagtctcggctcactgcaacctctgcctcccgggtttaagagattcttctgcctgagcctcccgagtagctgggactacaggcacttgccaccacacccggctaattttttgtatttttagtagagacagggttttaccatgttggccaggctggtctcaaatacctgacctcatgatccacccgcctcagcctcccaaagcggagggattacaggcaagagccactgcgcccagccaaaaaatatttttttaataattgaaaaaaaaatatttctgggcTAAACCTCAGTGAGAACTGGAACTTGGGGGTCAGCCTAGGGCATTTTCACAGCAAGAAAGAGCTGGGTGAGATCAAATGTGGgactggtcagctgctgcagcaaGATAGATCTGGGGGAGAAACTGCAGGGAGAATTGGATGTTTGGAAGTCAGATGTGAGGGCTGCTCTAGCAAGAGGGATCTGGGTCATACTACAAGTGTGACAGGAAGATTGGGGCAGCTTCTCTGCCAGCTTCAGCTCTGGGGTCAGCAACTTGTGTGGCAAGAGGGATGAGACCATGGAGAAAAAATGAGGACTGAGACTGGCTGTGAGAATTGCAAAAGAGGCAGGTGCAATGGCTTATAACTGTAGTCCGAGCACTTTggtggggccaaggcaggaggatcgcttgaagccatcctgggtgacatagcaagactgtgtctctagaaaaaaatttttttttaatttagccaggtatggtggcacacacctgtagttccaagctacttgggaggctgaggtgggaagatcacttgaatccgggagttggtggttgcagtgagctgtgattgcaccactacactccagtctaggcgacagagcagaGATTTTTAAACagatcctgtttaaaaaaaaaaaaaaaaaaaaggctctgaggccaggcgcagtggctcacacctgtaatcccagcactttgggaggccaaggcgggtggatcacctgaggtcaggagtctgagaccagcctggccaatatggtgaaactctgtctctactaaaaatacaaaaattagctgggcatcgtggtggatgcctgtaattccagctgctcgggaggctgaggcaggagaatcgcttgaagctgggaggcagaggttgcagtgagccgagattgcgccattgcactccagcctgggtgacaagagtgaaactgtctcaaaaaaaaaaaaaaaaaaaaacaactttctgaGTGAGACCTCAGATGAGTCTAGAGGTTTGGGGCAGCAGCCAGTCTGCTACCTCTATGGGTTTGCCCCTCCAATCTGTGCAGCAAGAGCCTGggactaggagtttgaggtcacaaGTCTTGATTTCACAGCAAGAAGGGTCTggatgggaccacaggtgagaCTAAAAGTTGATGGCAGTTCCATAGCAGGGAACTAGTTTCATAAACTAGTGTAGCAAGAAGGGTCTGGGTCCCACCACCGGGAGGCCTGGGATCAAGCGTGGAGCTGTGGCAGTAAGAGGGACCTGGATTTGATTCCAGGGAGGACTAGAGATTCCGCGCAGCCCCTCTGCTAGCTGCTGGTAGGGGCTGCACCCATGGTGCTGGGGGGGGACTGGAGGTCTGGGGCAAGGGGTGGAACTTGGACCAGTGAAAGCTTTGGGTTAGATTAGAGGGGCTCGGGTGTGACGGATCCAGGGTGGCCCTCCTAGCAGCCAGAGAGCTCCAAGGCAGATCATGGGCAGACCTGGAAGTTGGGGCTACATGTGGGTGCCACAGCAGGAGTGCTCAGGGCCCTAGCCCTGCACAAGGGTCAACCCTGCTCCCTTCTCCATGCCCTGCCAGGTGCGCCCACTGGAGCGCCGCAAGTATATGCTCAAGTCCTTGGACCAGATCGAGACAGTGAATGGTGGCAGTGTGGCCAGTCGGCTGACCTTCCCCGACCGGGAGGCACTGGCAGAGCACGCCGACCTCAAGAGCATGGTGGAGCTGATCAAACGCATGCTGACCTGGGAATCACATGAACGCATCAGCCCCAGTGCTGCCCTGCGCCACCCCTTCGTGTCCATGCAGCAGCTGCGCAATGCCCACGAGACCACCCACTACTACCAGCTCTCGCTGCGCAGCTACCGCCTCTCGCTGCAGGTGGAGGGCAAGCCCCCCGCGCCCGTCGTGGCTGCAGAAGATGGGACCCCCTACTACCGTCTGGCTGAGGAGAAGGAAGCTGCGGGCATGGGCAGTGTGGCCGGCAGCAGCCCCTTCTTCCGAGAGGAGAAGGCACCAGGTATGCAAAGAGCCATCGACCAGCTGGACGACCTGAGTCtgcaggaggctgggcatgggctATGGGGTGAGACCTGCACCAATGTGGTCTCTGACATGATGGCCCCCCTCAAGGCAGCCATCACTGGCCACCACATGCCCGACTCGGGCCCCGAGCCCATCCTGGCCTTCTACAGCAGCCGCCTGGTGGGCCGTCATAAGGCCCGCAAGCCACCTGCGGGTTCCAAGTCCGACTCCAACTTCAGCAACCTCATCCGGCTGAGCCAGGTCTCGCCTGAGGATGACAGGCCCTGCCGGGGCAGcagctgggaggaaggagagcatcTTGGGGCCTCTGCTGAGCCACCAGCCATCCTGCAGCGAGATGGGGATGGGCCCAACATTGACAACATGAccatggaggctgaggtgagctggGTGCATTTAGGATACGATTAGGATGTGAGGAGGCTCAGCACACGCAACCCACATTCCGTATATGATTAGGGTGTGAAGAGGCTCAGCACACTCAACCCACATTCCGTATATGATTAGGGTGTGAAGAGGCTCAGCATACTCAACCCACATTCAGTATGATTAGGGTGTGAAGAGGCTCAACACACACAACCCACATTCAGTATATGATTAGGGTGTGAAGAGGCTCAGCACACTCAACCCACATGCAGGATATGATTAGGGTGTGAAGAGGTTCAGCACACACTCACCCATGCTCAGGTTATGATTGGGGTGTGAGGAGGCTCAGCACACACTTACCCACGTTCAGGATATGATTAGGGTGTGAGGAGGCTCAGTACACACCTAATACCGTCAAGATATGGTAAGGCTCAGCACATACTCAGCTATTTCCAGGCTGTGACAAAAACTCAGGGCACAGTAATCTACTTATAAGAAGTGAtaaagagcctgggcaacatagtgagatcccatctgtaccaaaaaattagaaatattagcTGGTtttggtggcatgcatctgtagtcccagctactcaggaggctgaggtgggaggatcacttgagccagggaggtcgaggctgcagtgagctgtcatcgcATCACTGCAAAGAGGCGATAAAGGCCCAGCACTGGTAAGACCCTAGCACATGCTCACCCTCATCAGGCAGAGGTGACAGAGGCTCAGCAGACACTAACACACTAACACTGCTTGGCTGATgcccctctcctcttcccccacAGAGGCCAGACCCTGAGCTCTTCGACCGTAGCAGCTGTCCTGGAGAATGGCTGAGTGAGCCAGACTGGACCCTGGAGGGCGTCAGGGGCCCACGAGCTCAGGGGCTCCCACCCCGCCACTCCCACCAGCATGGTGTGCCCCGGGGAGCCACCAGTTTCCTCCAGCATGTCACCGGGCACCACTGATGGTGATTCCACCCCTGCCCATCACTGAGGGCTGCGCTAGCTGAGCTGGCATCCCCTCCCAACCTGAACTGCTCCTCAAAGCCATCTCCCGAACCCACAAATTATTCTTACAGAAAGATAGTTATCCGGAAATTTCCATTCCCCCTGTCTGCGGTGCGGTGTGTGCCTGCACACTTCGCTTAAACGCAGCAGGACTTTGGAGTCTGGCCCATGCTCCTTGGCCAGAGGGACAGCAGGAGGGGGGCTGCACCCCGCTGGCCCTGTGACCGCCCTCGGCCCTGCTGCCTCTATTTCAATATAGAACTGTTCAGCAGTCCTGCTTCAAGCCTGCTCTCACTGCCTCGGGCTTGGACTGGCCCTGGGGGGAATGGGGGCTCCAGACTGGCACCCAGTGACTTGCTCTGCGATGTTAGGCCCAGTTGACCACCGGCTTAGGCTGGAGCCTGGGCTACTGTCACACTAGGAGGGAAAAGCTGTGCTTGGTTGACTAACCCATGTCCTATAATACGCTATGTACTTGGCACATTGGGAATCCACCCTTCGAACATGCATGTGTTCAGTATGTGTTAATCAAGTTTGCCAGACGCTGGGGTCTCCTTATCTGTTGACCTGTCCTTCCTACATGTTTATGGGGTTGGCATGCACTCATCCACATTTGGGACATGCTGGGTGGAAATCCACTTGGCAGGCCTAAATTCACACTTGGTGCACGCTCCGGTGCTCAGCCATGCTTGTTCACCCTTGGGATGTAGCAATGGTTTGGTCTCTGCTGATCAATCTGGGAACATGCTTCTGTGCAGCACATACCCCATGCTGGCTACGAGTGTGAAGTCCATGCCAGGCCACAGGGTGGCACGCTGCATGCTCAGCACAGGTCAGCCCATGTACACTACATGTTAAGGGTTCAGCACATGCCAACCCACGCCAGCACATGCTGAGGGCTCAGTACATGCTAACCCACACTAGTCACACACTGAGGGCTCAGCACATGCCAGTGACATATCGAGGGCTCAGCACACAAAGATGTCCCCACCTGAGGCCCATGCCAGCTGTCCCCTACCCCTGCACcccatctcacaccactcagtCAGGCACAGGCTGTACAGACAAGTTATTTACTTATAACCCTGGGCCCTTTTTGCCCTGGAAAGTGGGGGTGGGCCAGGGGGCCGGGCCCAGCATGCACCCCCATTTCTTTGGGGGCTgatccctcccccagctctgctGGGTCCTGGGGCCACAGCGTCAGGCCGGTGGGGGCAGAGGTAGAGGTGGGAGAGCAGGGGAG from Rhinopithecus roxellana isolate Shanxi Qingling chromosome 12, ASM756505v1, whole genome shotgun sequence encodes:
- the HIPK4 gene encoding homeodomain-interacting protein kinase 4, whose product is MATIQSETDCYDIIEVLGKGTFGEVAKGWRRSTGEMVAIKILKNDAYRNRIIKNELKLLHCMRGLDPEEAHVIRFLEFFHDALKFYLVFELLEQNLFEFQKENNFAPLPARHIRTVTLQVLRALARLKELAIIHADLKPENIMLVDQTRCPFRVKVIDFGSASIFSEVRYVKEPYIQSRFYRAPEILLGLPFCEKVDVWSLGCVMAELHLGWPLYPGNNEYDQVRYICETQGLPKPHLLHAARKAHHFFKRNPHPDAASPWQLKSSADYLAETKVRPLERRKYMLKSLDQIETVNGGSVASRLTFPDREALAEHADLKSMVELIKRMLTWESHERISPSAALRHPFVSMQQLRNAHETTHYYQLSLRSYRLSLQVEGKPPAPVVAAEDGTPYYRLAEEKEAAGMGSVAGSSPFFREEKAPGMQRAIDQLDDLSLQEAGHGLWGETCTNVVSDMMAPLKAAITGHHMPDSGPEPILAFYSSRLVGRHKARKPPAGSKSDSNFSNLIRLSQVSPEDDRPCRGSSWEEGEHLGASAEPPAILQRDGDGPNIDNMTMEAERPDPELFDRSSCPGEWLSEPDWTLEGVRGPRAQGLPPRHSHQHGVPRGATSFLQHVTGHH